One Dehalococcoidia bacterium genomic window, CTGGCGCGTTCCATCGAAGAAGCCGGAGTCGCCACAGTAATCGTCACGATGATGCCGGATATCGCCTCCAAGTTCCGGCTCTCGCGCATCGTCGGAGTCGAGTTCCCCTTCGGCCATGCCTTCGGCATGCCGAACGATGCCGCCATGCAGCGCAAGGTCTGCGAGGCGGCCGTTCGCCTGCTCGCCGAAGCTACCGGGCCGGAGTCGCGCCTCGACCTCGACATCGAGTGGCCGGTCGACCCCTCGGTCGCCTACCGCGACTGGCAGCCCGCGGAGCCGAGCCCGATCGTGGCCTACAACATGCGCAGGCGCCAGGAGATGGAGGCAGGCCGTTCCGCTGAGTAACCGGGCCGGTCACCTATAATCGAACCTGGAGCCGGCGCGCGCCGGCCCGGAGGTAGCAGGCTCAGCCGGAGTGGCGGAACGGTAGACGCGGCGGTCTCAAAAACCGTTGGGGTGAAAGCCCCGTGTGGGTTCGAATCCCACCTTCGGCACCAGGTCAGTCTCCCGGCGCGCCCGCGGCCTGGCGCAGACTCGCGCCCGCCGTCGCCGCCTTCGGACGCGGCTTCGTCGCCAGGATGAAGAAGACGGAGCCGAAGCCCGCGAGCGCGGCCAGGATCGTGAAGCCGCTCTCGTAGCTCCCCGTGCGGTCGGCGAGCACCCCCGCGAGGAGCGGCCCGGACACCTGCCCGAACATCACGATCAGCGACGAAAAGCCCATGATCGTGCCGAAGGAGCGCCGGCCGAAGTAGTCGGCCCGCATCGCCTGCATCAGGGGGCCGCGCGTGCCCCAGGCCAGGCCGTGCAGCACCGCGAAGGCGATCGCCATCCAGGTCGCGGTCGCGTACGCCACCAGCAACAGGCCCGCGGCGTGCATGGCCATGCAGAGCGTCGCTATCAGGCGCTTCTCGAAGCGGTCGCCGAGGAAGCCGCCCAGGAGCTGGCCGGCCACCTGCATGGCGGTCATCAGCGTTACGATCAGCGCCGCCCCGGCCAGCGAGTAGCCCAGGTTGCCGTGCAGGTGCGAGACCAGGTGCACCATGACCGCGCCCACCACCAGCAGCGCCGCCCCGTGGCCAAGCGAGATCAGCCAGAAGGCCGGCGTCCGCAGCGCCTGGGCCGCATCGAAGTCGGCTGGCTCCCCGGCCGTCGCGGACGGCGTCGCGCCCGGAGCGGTCCTCCCCAGCGGGTCTCCGTCCACGGTCATGCCGTAGTGCTCCGGCCGGAACCTGACCATCTGCACGAGCGGTAGGCCCGCGACGAGGATGAGCACGCCGGAGGCCAGGGCGGTAGCGCGCCAGCCGAAGTGGTCCAGCATCAACACCACCGCGGGCACGAGCAGGCCGCCGACGGCAAAGCCCATCGACATCAGGGCAAGCGCCGTTGCCCGGCGGCGCTCGAACCAGTTGACGATAGCTACCGTAAGGGGAAAGAAGCCGGCCAGGCTCGAGCCGAGCGCCATCAGGGCGAACGCGACGTAGAACTGCCAGGCGCTCTCGATCTGGCTGAAGGCGATGAAGCCTCCGCCGAAGAGCAGCATCCCGACGCGCATCAGTGCGCGCGGCCCCAGGCGGTCCATCAGCCAGCCCTGCAGCGGGCCGAGAAGGCCGCTTTCGACGCGGGTCAGGGAATAGGCCCCGGACAGCATCGTCTTCGTCCAGCCGAACTCCCGTTGCAGCAGGACCACGTATGCTCCGTAGGCCTGGTTGAGCAGCGCCCCGACGAGCAGCTGGATCATGAACCCGGCCGCGACAATCCACCACCCGTAGAAGATGCGCGGCAGGCGCCCGATGACCATGAGTCGAGTTTAGTAGAGGCGCCCGCTATGGGCTTGCGGCGGACGGCAGAGGCCAGCACCCTGCATCAGGGGGGACGAGTGGCAATCGAGAAGGTATTTCGCATCGAGGCCGATGCGCCGGCGATCTGGCGGGCCCTGTGGTCCGAGCTCGGTGACGCCGGCGCCGGCCCCTCTCGTCTGGAGCCGGAGTCAGCCTGGCCGGAGCGCCTGTCGCTGCACGTCGACCTGGCCGGCGTCCGCTGCCGGCTGACCTACACTATCGCGAACGAAGACAACTTCTGCGTCGTCACCGCGGCCCTCGAGCCGCTGGGCGCCCGCTACCGCCTCTACCAGGCCCTGACCTTCGGCCACTTTCGCCGCAACTGCGAGCTGCTGCTCGCGGCCGGGCTCGCGAACCTCAAGGCCGCCGTCGAGGGCGGCGACGGGCCGGAAGCCGGCGGGCCGGCGTGAGCACCGGCTTCCTCTGCACGCGACGCTCGGCGAGGCCGGAGCGGATGCTTGGCCCGAGTGTGGCTGCCACGCGCCCGGACAAGACGCCACCACCTCCTTCCATGAGGCGGATGGGGTCTCGAGCTCCGGGTACGGCCTGAGGAGCTAAGTCGCCGCCGCGACCTTCGCCCGCCGTCTTGCGGCGCCGTTGGTACTCGGGGCGGCCGGCGCGATGTCGATGCCGCGGCGCGCGAAGGCCTGCCGCAGATAGCGCGCCGTGAGGCTCGTGGGGTGGGCGGCGACCTCCTCCGGCGTGCCCTCGGCGATCAGCTCGCCGCCGCGCTCGCCGCCAAGGGGGCCAAGGTCGATGATGTGGTCGGCGTTCAGCATCACGTCGATGTGGTGCTCGATAACAACGACGGTGTTGCCCGCGTCCGCGAGGCGCTGGAGCACGGCGAGGAGGTTGCGCACGTCCTCGAACGACAGGCCCGTCGTGGGCTCGTCGAGGATGTACAGGGTGCGGCCGGTCGAGCGCTTCGATAGCTCCGTCGACAGCTTGACGCGCTGCGCCTCGCCGCCGGAGACCGTGGTCGCCGGCTGGCCGAGGGTGATGTAGCCCAGGCCGACGTCCTTCAGCGTCTGGAGCTTCGAGCGCACCTTGGGGAAGGCGGCGAAGAACTCGACCGCCTCGTCCACCGTCATCTCCAGCACTTCGGCGATGTTCTTGCCGCGGAAGAGGATCTCCAGGGCCTCGCGGTTGTAGCGCTTGCCCTTGCAGACCTCGCACGGGACAGTGACGTCCGGCAGGAACTGCATCTCGATCTCGATGTAGCCCTCGCCCTGGCAGGCCTCGCAGCGGC contains:
- a CDS encoding MFS transporter yields the protein MVIGRLPRIFYGWWIVAAGFMIQLLVGALLNQAYGAYVVLLQREFGWTKTMLSGAYSLTRVESGLLGPLQGWLMDRLGPRALMRVGMLLFGGGFIAFSQIESAWQFYVAFALMALGSSLAGFFPLTVAIVNWFERRRATALALMSMGFAVGGLLVPAVVLMLDHFGWRATALASGVLILVAGLPLVQMVRFRPEHYGMTVDGDPLGRTAPGATPSATAGEPADFDAAQALRTPAFWLISLGHGAALLVVGAVMVHLVSHLHGNLGYSLAGAALIVTLMTAMQVAGQLLGGFLGDRFEKRLIATLCMAMHAAGLLLVAYATATWMAIAFAVLHGLAWGTRGPLMQAMRADYFGRRSFGTIMGFSSLIVMFGQVSGPLLAGVLADRTGSYESGFTILAALAGFGSVFFILATKPRPKAATAGASLRQAAGAPGD